The following proteins come from a genomic window of Hydractinia symbiolongicarpus strain clone_291-10 chromosome 2, HSymV2.1, whole genome shotgun sequence:
- the LOC130630386 gene encoding kelch-like ECH-associated protein 1 produces the protein MYFDLSDSHRKEVFVKIESLKNSGVFSDVKLLVGNREITAHKLLLASSVPYFYSMFSHDLIERKQDVIKIKDMDPEAVETIINFVYTSKIIVNQKNVQSLLHVATILQVKLIQDKCCEFLEKQLDPANCLGIYAFSESHGCLNLKEKSKYYCNRHFCEVVKEEEFLCLPFERVRWFLDQNDLCVRSESEVFNAAISWIQHNFTERRDKIPQLLPHVRLQLLSQTFLTSQLKSNHVISNDLLSIKLLSAALKDVQEGCVSVKKRMPAGNTVIFCMGGYNKKSFASHEYLNPETRDWIRLGTMPKPKSGAGAVFVGGLLYLVGGRTNSSCEKLDSITSVETYDPFSNKWSNIAKLSATRHRLGVTALDGVIYAVGGSDGTVCLNTVEKYDAENDIWNPVASMSARRMGVGVAVLEGLLYAVGGFDSENRLRTAECYCPVTDKWKNIAPMNTTRSGAGVVALNGHVYALGGYNGVAQLNSVERYCPLEDKWTMITPMNEHRSALSVAIVSNKIYALGGYNGERFLDSVEVYEPEIGEWQVIDSMPEARSGAGVAVGVMPVI, from the exons ATGTATTTTGATTTATCAGATAGCCATAGAAAGGAGGTGTTTGTGAAAATAGAATCACTCAAGAATTCTGGTGTTTTTTCTGATGTAAAACTTCTTGTTGGAAACAGAGAAATAACTGCTCATAAACTACTTCTCGCATCATCAGTCCCCTATTTTTATTCCATGTTTTCACATGACTTAATAGAACGTAAACAAGACGTTATTAAAATAAAGGACATGGATCCTGAAGCAGTAGAAACTAtaataaattttgtatatacTTCAAAGATAATCGTGAATCAAAAGAATGTACAAAGTCTTTTACATGTAGCCACTATCCTTCAGGTTAAATTGATTCAAGACAAGTGTTGTGAGTTTCTTGAAAAACAGTTGGATCCCGCAAACTGTTTAGGCATATATGCATTTTCGGAGAGTCATGGTTGCTTGAATCTCAaggaaaaatcaaaatattattgCAATCGCCACTTTTGTGAAGTTGTAAAAGAAGAGGAATTTCTATGTTTACCTTTTGAAAGAGTGAGATGGTTCCTAGATCAAAATGATCTGTGCGTGCGATCAGAGAGTGAG GTGTTCAATGCTGCTATTTCATGGATTCAACATAATTTTACTGAAAGAAGAGATAAAATACCGCAGTTGTTACCACATGTCAGGTTGCAGTTATTATCTCAGACATTTCTTACATCACAATTAAAAAGCAACCATGTTATTTCTAATGATTTACtctcaataaaattattatctGCAGCTTTAAAG GATGTTCAAGAAGGTTGTGTATCCGTTAAAAAACGCATGCCGGctggaaacactgttatattTTGTATGGGCGGATacaacaaaaaatcatttgCTTCACATGAATATTTGAACCCTGAAACAAGGGACTGGATTAGATTAGGAACGATGCCAAAGCCAAAAAGTGGAGCTGGTGCAGTGTTTGTGG GTGGTTTGCTGTATCTTGTTGGTGGCAGAACAAACTCCTCTTGTGAGAAATTAGATTCGATCACATCTGTAGAAACATACGACCCGTTTTCCAACAAATGGAGCAATATAGCTAAATTGAGTGCAACACGACACCGTTTGGGCGTCACTGCCTTAGATGGCGTTATATATGCAGTGGGCGGGAGCGATGGAACTGTATGCTTAAATACAGTGGAGAAGTATGATGCAGAAAATGATATTTGGAATCCAGTGGCTTCCATGAGCGCTCGTCGAATGG GAGTAGGCGTGGCAGTTTTGGAGGGCTTGTTGTATGCTGTGGGAGGCTTTGACTCTGAAAACAGACTTCGCACTGCAGAATGTTATTGTCCTGTCACAGATAAATGGAAGAATATCGCACCCATGAATACAACAAGAAGCGGTGCAGGTGTGGTTGCGTTAAACGG TCACGTGTACGCACTAGGAGGATACAACGGCGTGGCACAATTAAACAGCGTTGAACGATATTGTCCTTTGGAAGACAAGTGGACCATGATCACACCTATGAACGAACATCGAAGCGCACTAAGCGTTGCCATAGTTTCCAACAAAATTTATGCCCTGGGTGGGTATAACGGTGAAAGGTTTCTAGACAGTGTGGAGGTGTACGAACCAGAAATTGGTGAATGGCAGGTGATCGATTCAATGCCGGAAGCTAGAAGCGGGGCTGGTGTTGCCGTGGGTGTGATGCCTGTTATATAG